The Silene latifolia isolate original U9 population chromosome 4, ASM4854445v1, whole genome shotgun sequence region AAAACCGActttcctaaaaccataaagctGAACAATTGCCTTATTATTCTTATTTGCAATTAGGAAATAAACTAGAtgtaattataaaataattattCTTCAATAATAAATAATTGACAATGTTAATTAATCGCCATTTCCGAGCTGGactttatttgtgttttgtttgtGCTATAGCTGGCATTCGAGCTATAACACAACTTCAGCCATTGCCCTTTTTTTTGCTTCGGCATTCGACCCAATTTAGTAGAGCTTCGAAAATGACCTCCCCTCCCCCATTCGAACTCACACCCATCATCATTAAAAATCAGGAGGGTTTCACCctaaaatcaattaacaataaaGATAGTAACCTTTGCCTTATAAAATGGTAATTCCTTCATTCTCTTATCAACGTGGGACAACCTCACATGTGGGACTTTGGATTTCTTCACAAAACTTCAAAACTTTAAAGTAAAATGTTAAAACGAATGCTAAAATATATACGGTAGTAAATAACTTGTTGGAAGTGTTGCTTCAAAAGAAGCTCTTATTATCCACATTGGTAGAATTGTTGGAAGTGTTGGAATTCTATGTGGTTTTTGTACAAATTTCAAGTCTGATAGTCCAGTCTTCTATACTGATTGTCGCGGTTTTTCCATACGGATTACTCGGTCTTCTAAACTGATTATTGGCTTCTCCATGCTAATTGTGTAGTCTTCTATGAAACAAATTACAAGACAATATTTAATACGCCTCTAGATTTTTCCTTCTACTAGTCGTTGCGCCGCGCCCTCCCGGGCGCGGAGCCCCGATTTGTGGTTCTGTGCGTAGTAAGATTTGTGGGAACTCTGTGAATTGTTAACTGTTCTGTGCATAGTACATTTAGTGTATAAGGCCCTCGTTTTAGGGTAATAAAGTCGAGGTTATAATGCACGCTTGTCTGCAGTTTTAGCTCTTAGATTATGATGTGCCAAGGCAAACAGTGCAGAGAAAGTGTATAGCATCGTCTTGTAGAAAAGACAGTTAATTATACATGATAGTTAATGTCGAACTATTAGTCGGTGTTAACTAATTTAACACAACTGCCAAGAGGTAGTTATTACAAAACACTTTAACATTAGACGTACAGTAAATTATACATGATAGTTAATGACGAACTATTAGTCGGTGTTAACTAATTTAACACAACTGCCGAGAGGTAGTTATTACAAAACACCTTTACATTAGACGGCCACTGTTTTCCAATGGCACAGCGGTTAATAAACTTGATAAAAACTTGCTAAGGTAGCTTAACCCTGTCTTGCTGTTTAGGTTTGGGAGATTTGCTTGACCACCCACTCTAGCTTCTGTGCTCTGGACAGAGCTGTGGTAGGTACGACTTGCACATACACTTTGTTTCTTTGAAATTTGGATTCAATGTACTTGAGATAGCTATACCGTTCCTGAAGATTCATAAGACATGTACATATACTGTAAGTTGTTAAGGTTTAGTTGTGTACTATAGGCAGTATGACACGGTGATTTACTATGGAAGTTACCAAATATAAAAGCCATCGTGTAGACGAATGTTGTTACCTGTACAGGCATTGCATACAAGAGGGATGCTTCCACTTCCACAAGCTTTTCTGAATTGTCAGTGCTTACTGTAAAAGTGTACTTTCCTGACTCATCTTCTGCTTGAAATGTTATTGTCATTCTGTAAGCACAAAACAGCATGTACATAAGAACCCTTGGTGCTGTGTGTTTGTGTTGTATGGAATGGGTGAGGGCAGTGCTGTTTTTTTACCGTGCTGTTGAGTTAACGTTGGTCGTACAACATGCAGTGCATGTATACACAGAGCCCTTAGGGTTAGTGGTGCTTGTCTTTGCGAAGCTACAACCAAGGTACAAGTGCACATCGTTTCTGTTAAAGTTGATCAGCTTCACGTTTAGCCAGTGGTACTCTTCTTGTAAAGTGTTTTCAGCCTGTCATTTGAAGCAGTTATTAAACGTTAACTTTGATTGTTAGTGGATTTAAAAGGTGTCATTtgtatttttttgaaaaaatgtTTTATGCGTTACTGAAGGTAGCATTAAAAGGGAAAGTTACCGTCTTTCCAAGGAGATTTCCAATGGTGGTTATCCTGCGGGTGCTTGGTGGATGGCGGCATTCAAAGATGTGTTGTCTTTTTGCAGTAAGCATGCCTTCGTTTTTCTCAGCCCTGTAATAATATAAATAGCATGTTGTAAATGGCGAGCAACGCAAGCATCAACTGATGTAATTTGGTACTTACCAAGTCTTAAGTGAAACTGCTTGTTCGACTTGTGGATTTAAGATTATGAATGAGGCGTGCGTTGTTGTGAGTGAGAAGCCTACAATATTTGAAACCCCATTTTTTTCGTCAGTAATTTGTATTTTTGTTTCTCCTTGGATACTAATTTACCAATACACAAGTAAAACCTTTTTGGTACGAGGGCATTAGAGCTGTAAAGCCAACGACTGGAAAGGTTGCTGCATGTGGGTGTAATGCTGTACACTCTTGAATTGCCAGGTCTGTCCAGGCTGTTATCATCATTGCTTGTTTATGACTACAATTGGGAAGCGATTATTAGAAAGTTATTAGTTCGCTTAGGCGTTTTTATAAACAGTTTGCAGCTTAACAATAAATAGGCTACCTGTGATCAACAATTACCACCTCGCAGGCATCTGATGTTTGGTTGTTGTAGCTTCTTTCTTGGCAGCTTGTGTCTACATATATAACAACTCCTAATACATCTGAAATCATACAAATAGTTAAATGACTTACTTCTTTTTTGGGGTGTGTTTCCTTTGTCGTCGTGTTTTACTCAATAAATTGAAATGCAGATTTGATTGCATTGCAGCTTACCGTAACGAGCATCAAGTGAGATTGTTTTGGGGATAGATccaattaatacgtaattagttATTTCAGGACCTTCTAGTTCAGGTACAGGTTGGATAATGGTGTTGATATTGAAAAATATTTCATAAGTTTGATGTCCCGAACCATCCGAAGAATCAGCAGGTATGGGTATAATACTGGCATTAGCAATGTCATATTCCGTGTTTTCTTGCATAACATCCTGAAAGGCTTCAAGGGATTCATTAAATAGGTATGTGTTCATTATAGTGTCCTGCGGTGGCAGAGTAAGGTTAAGTTACTGTGGTATGCTGCGGTAAAGTTAAAATACGCATGGTTATATGTAACGCGATAGATTCGGTGTGCAATAGTTTTAGTTATGGGGAAGACATTTGATTTTGGGAAGTTCAACAAGCTCAATTGTTTGCAGACAGTAACATTTTTTTTTCCTAACAATTATACATAGAACTGCTAACATTTTGGCGAGTTTATATCAAATATAATCAAGTGAAGCTACAATTGTCTGAACTTGTAAAGCAAGTAGTTTCACGATGTATAGTGCTGTGATAGGTTAGGAGCCTAAGAGAATATTTTACAGACAAGAGTACTAAAGTATCTAAAACGTACCTCTTCATCTTGGAAGGTGATTTCCAGGAATTCTACAGGGCTCCCAGCTGCTGCGTAATGCACATTGGTTATATCAATGACTCGTACTTTAATAGTGTATGGACCAGTTGTGCCTGAGAATTTCCTGATGTGCCTTCTTAAAGGTCTCATAATGTTCTGCAGTAGATCAGAAATGTAAGCAATAAAATAGGTATGATTGGTTTTAAAGCAAAGCTACATACACAGTACGAATATTGTATTCCTCATTAAGGTTTGCATATTGAACATTTTGTAAATTTTAGAAGTATTTTAGATTCAATATATTTGTGGTTTACTATGTTATAGTCTGTTTGTGACTCACTGCTAACatctctttttatttttttttgttttcttttcaaAATAACGGTTAAAACATGTGGATACCTTGGATAATTATGagaaaaatgtggatggttgtcCCTACAATCTGTACTATGTTGTTTGATTTTTTATAACAGTGTTTTGATATCCCTACAATCTGTGCCAAAAGCAGTATTTCATGCACTCTCTAGATTGTGTGGATGGTGATATTTATTGACTGCTATCTCTATTTTGCCTGAATTTAGGGGATTGTGTTTTGAAGTCAAGGTGTGCAGTTAGATTACAACTAACTGGTTAGATGTATGTGCAACTGTAAATGCAACTGCATGGTTTGCGCAGTAATAATACTATTACTTTTGTGTTAGTTGATTGTGCTTCTgtttgtgttatttattttacaaTTAATATTTTTCTTTCTGCAGCCTGTTTTGAAGTCGCATGAATTTTGTTTGGTGGACAGGGAGATCAATTTACAGTACAGTTGATGAATGATTTTTTAAAATTTACCTTAGCTTTTTAACGTTTAGACTTTAGTGCTAGAGTGATTCTTGTCTAGGTGAGGGGTTTTATATGACTTCCATATCTGATTGCCAGATTTTTAAGGATTAAATCATTGGACTTTGAGAGGATGAACTGTTCTTATAAAGCTAATCGCCTGAAAAGTAATACTTGTAATAATTAGGAAAAGTTGATTGTTTCAGTTGGATGCAATACACGATTAATCCATACAACTAATCCGAACTTGATTCTTCGGTAGTTCTTTATACACAAAAGATCTGAGTTTTTTTAGTAGCATAAACCCAAAATAAGAGACAAAATTCCAAAAGCAAATCTCAGAATGCTTTTGGTTGGAACACAATGCTTTGTATGCAAAAGTGTTCCCAAAATGCTACAGGTGCCCTATAGCCTTTATTTAACCATTCTGTTTTTCCAGAATAGGTTAGGAGGTGCACCTTTGAGGTGTTATAAGTAGGGATACATGCATAGATACTATTTACATTAAGCCATCGACATAAAGCTACGGATAGATCGTACCTAGGGTTACTGGGATGCAGCTGAGCTGCtacctattttttttttcttggtagGTGATGCAGAACCTTGCTTATTATTGATACGTTTTGGAGTGTTCTGCGCTGGGGTTTCTGGTGTAGTTGCCGTTTTTTTTTCACTTTTGGGTGTTTTTAACAACGGTGTTGTTGGCACGCCAATAATTTCAGATTGAATGGCAGCAGCTTGAGGTGCAGTGGTATCTGAAGTTATAGCAGGCTGGGTAGGGGAAATAGGCTTAGACTGGATGTCTTGAGGAACTGTGATGATTGATGCAGGAAGCTTTCGTACCGATTGATAGTCGGAAGTCACTGCAACATCAACTAATGTGAGTTTTGTAGAGGATTGTTGGACTTCTTCAAAATGTAATTGCCTAGCTACCGGTATAGGTTGGACTGTACTAACTACGACTGGTTCAGTTCCTGTTTCGTGAACTTCTTGTTGTTCTCCTGGGGTTGTCTCTTCCAAACTGGAGGCGACCTCATTGTGTGGTGGTACAGCTACAATTTTGCGAAGAGCCCACTGCAAAATATTGTTCCTTGATAGCGCTATTTTTGGGGACACTTCAATTACTAACGGTCCATTTCGCAATGATTTGCAAACCCTCATGAATGTTACGCTGTCGTCCTTAAAAAGCGCCGGGAATAAAACAGGAAAATAAAAATTAGGAATTCTTGTAAATTGAAGAAAATGTTGTAAGCGTACAATGAATACTCGTTCAAAGTTTGCTTTACCTATGATGTAACAGAAATATTTAGAAACCATTGTAAGGGTTAGGTAAACATAACATATGCGGAAAGAGTACTTGTTTTGAGTAAGTACCAAGTTTGGGATTGTTTgagatattttaattaaagttttGAGTAAGTACCAAGTTGGTAGGCAAATTTAAAGGTTAGGGAGAAGCCATATGTAAATTGTTTTCATGGCCTTACTATGTTCGTTGTTTATGGACCACATTTGTTAACTTTTCAACTGATAAAGTGCAGGAACCTCGAACTGAAACTTTCAAGTTAAAGTAGTAAGCAAGTACAAATTAGTTGTGAAAATTAAAAGGGTTATAAAAATCGTGTCGATAGGGACCTTGTAAATTtaacggatattttgtgagggaaaatgttATATGACTACACATATAGACGGATAATGTCTGTCTATAACGAGAATTTGTCTATAGCTAACTGTACATATATACGTACGATTGCGCATTGCTCTGTTCATGTTCTGTCTATTTAGGATTAAATTACACTTGAATGAGGGTCCATTATAACCACTTGTTTGGGATTGGATAATTAAAAGGTACTTGCCAAAAAAGAACCACCATCAATCTTAGATCTCATATTTAATTTACATATAGCGGTAATACTTGTTCACATAAACCTTCTAGGAGAGCAGATTCTAATGTGGATGGTGTCGTAGTGACAAATTTTGAGCACATACAGCATTTGATGCATCACAGTTATTTACAAGAGTTTTCAGGATTTGCAAACAACTGATACCATTTGTGTGGCAAAATATAGTAGGTGGCACAAATGGCAGTTGTTTTCGCTTTTCATGACAAAAGAACGCTGTCTCGTTCAGAGTTCAGGTAACACATTCATTACATGTTAGTACCACATATAGTAAGCAATAGATAGTGTCTTTTGCAAATGTTGAATTCCAAATGAACAGACTTCTTTGTAGATTGTAGAGACAACTGTTGGAAAATACAAGAAAAAACGTAAATCCCGCCGCACATAAATGTATATTGTTAATGTGTTCATAGACGTAACGGTCCGTAGCGAGTTTTCAGCTGTAGTTTACCTTTAAGTAGTTGTTTAAAGTATTCCAAGCAAGGGATAAAGCTTCATATGACACGACATTCCGACAAAGGATGCGGGTGTTGTTTCCGGTCCCGGTGCTGCAAACACGTAACTTGTGCCGCCTTCCGTGCCCTTGATAGCGCCACATATAGCCGAGTGAGAAAAACACGGGCGTGGTAGGTACACGACCACCGACTTAAAGTTTGGCCCCGACACTTGTTAACAGTCATTGCAAAGCTGAGCTTTAATGGGAATTGGTTCCTTTGGAATTGAAAAGGATAGTTGGTTGAAGGTGCTGGGCGTAGCTTGATTCGCGGTATCAGCACACAGTCCCCTTTGTGTTGGCCAGTCATGATAACACATTCAATGGTGTTTGGCAAAAAACGCTTGCATATCAGGCGTGTGCCATTACATAAGCCAAATGATGGTTGGAGGTTCCGTATAAGAATAACAGGGCAATTTACTTTAAGAACAAGTTTGTGAGGACTCATTCCACCAGGATTCAATTTGTTGATGAACTCCGCAGGGTAAACTGCACATGTATCATCTAACATTGAATCGTAACTTGTGTAAGTTCTTTGCCTGGCCGGGAATTGTTCAATTAGAGCATCATTAATAGCATCTACATCATCATTCAAAGGCGTTAGAATAGCTCGATTTGTAAAAAGGTTGGTGTCAAATGTACCTGTGCTAATTAGGAAATGTAAGGGCGCCAATTCCCAATTGGATTCGTATTTGCACGATCCGAACTAACTCGACAATCCCGGTGGTAGTTCTATGCTCTCATATTCTTTTGTCTGCAACTCGCCGTTACCCAGTGCTAGTAGGAATTGTGCAAATTCAGGATCATCTTTAGCGCGGAGATTTTCAGTAAGGCTAAACTTAATTAGCTTAGGCCAGAGGTGTGAGCTGAACAAACTGGCTTCCACTATTTCCCGCTGTGACTTCCGAGGTAGAATTGGAAGTGTTTGCCGAAAATCCCCTCCGAACACAACAACTTTTCCCCAAAAAATTAGGTTGGAGTCACATAAGTCTCGAAGTAGATGGTCGAGAGACTCAATATTTTGCCGCTTAGACATTGACGCCTCATCCCAGATGATCAAGCTTGCTGCTCGGATCAACGCAGCTAGACTACTCTGTTTAGGAACGTCATATGCCAAAGATATGTCACATTCCAAAGGTATTTTGAACTGTGAATGGGTTGTTCGCCCGCCTGGTATGTTAGCTGCGGCTATACCTGAAGATGCTGTTGGCAGCACAATTTCTCCCATCATGCGTACTTCAGCGTACAGCGCTTTGTATAAGAAGGTTTTCCCAGTGCCACCAGGCCCGTCAACAAAAAAAGCACCTGGTTTAGAGGTGCGTATATGTTCCATGATGGTGGAGAAGGCTTCCTTTTGTGCAGTATTTAACAGCTCTTTACACAGAGTACAGTCTTCAGGTATTGCTGCGTCCAAAGTGTCGACTATATCTCTGTTGCGCCTTACATCATCATCAGTGCAAGTATCTAGGTGGTCCAGTCCGAATTCCTTCAGAGTCTTGCCCATAGCTTCCAAGTACCTTTCAACCGCACGAGCTGTTAGTTGACTAACTTTCAGTGGGTCGTCTGGAAATTGAAAGCAAAAATCTTCTGACAATGATTCATAGTGTGTGCTCCATAACAAGGATGGGTCCTTTGGTTGTGCAAAAATTAGTAGCGTTGAGAAAAGGCGACGAATTGCAGTAGGCATCTGCATTGCACACGCCTCTGCCATACAAAGTTCAGCAGCATCCTCTTCTTCAAGCAGCCTGTGGCGCAAAGCCGCCTCTTGAACGTAGTACGAGGCGAATCGCGTCTCTCTTTGTCTTCAAGTACTCAAATGATGTAGGACATCGGATGTGTAGTAGCAAAAGCCTTAAAAAAAATCTCTCACCTTCGGCCGGCGCTACAAAAACAAGTCTTCCAATTGCTATCACTTTGTTTTTTCTCTTTTCCCAGGTTCTAGTCCCAGTATCCCAACGGTAGTGCTCCGTAAATTCCCCGTACAACAGTTTGGGACATCCTTTGCTTGCACTTTTCTTGAAAAACTCAGTTAGAGGTGTACGGCTTTTTTTCTCATCAGCAATCACATCAGCCAAGTTGTCGGTTGGCCTCAGACATATTGTCTGTTTGTTGGGTAGGTGTACTTGCAGAGGCATTACCGGGGGATACGTTTCAAATAGATCAAATCCAAATATTCGCCACGCTGCTTCGCATGGCGATACCCATCAGCCTGTTTGAAACTGAGTAATTTCATCTACTGGCTTTGGTTCCTCTCCTTCCGCTACACTAAAAGAGACTCTGTCGTGGCCTTTGTATATATACTTATATAAGTACTTTACTGCATGCATTGTTGAACAGACTTCAACATTAAGATGACAGTCAAATAGTGCTAATAAGTACGGGTTATAAGGGATAACCCATCTGTTGTCCAGAGCTTGTCTCCGTATAACCACAGTTTCACCTGTGTTGCGTCTCCTATAATCTGGATATCCAGAACCATTAACTGTGGTGTCAGGCGTGTAGGACTTTGGGAACTTGAATTTGCAACGCCCAAAAGTGTTTGGATTTTTCATACATGAACATTCAGGGTTAAGCTCGCCACAGGGACCATGCATCATATGCTTTAGTACAGACGCACGAAGGGAGGGATTAGCCATAGATGGTATCTCAGCAcagacaaacttgtcaaaatctGCCGGGCATTTCAGCCTATAACCATCTTTTAAAATGATCAGAAAGTGCACATGGGGCAGCCCCCTTTTTTGAAATTCCACCACATAGACGTACGCGGCCACCTCTCCAAAGATTTGCTTATCCACAATTTGTTTCTTCAGCGCCAGAAGCTTAGCACGGAATACTCTTGCTACTAAGTCTGGTCTATTCTGAGCCTCTTCACCTGGGGCAAGGTGATTCTTAATTTCAGGCCAGTTCGCATTGCACGTCATGGTGACAAACAGATCAGGTTTCCCAAACCTATGCACAAGAGCCATTGAATTTAAATATCTTTTTTTCATATCCCGAGGGCCCTCTAAAAAGGTTGGTGGCAAGATTACCCGTTTGCCAATGTTTGCTGCACGATTCTCGCCAGTTCCCACAGTATCAATTATCCCCTGGTATAATTCAGCCCTTATAGTTTCCTGATTGTTCCGAAAATAATCTAACCTGGTATTTTCTATTTTAACATACATGTCCACCACGTACTGTTGGAAGGATCGGCCTGTCCTAAGCAGCATGTTTCCTGGACGGTTTTGCAACTTGTAGCAGTAATATCGGCGGCACGAAATGACCTTGTCCTTTGGACCATAAGCCTGGTTTAAACCTGTTATATGGACAAACAAAGAGTTATTCTAAATGCCACTTGTAATAACACTATCTGAGttataatataaaattaaataagaTATGTTTGTAAGTTGACATACGGTTAGATTCATCTTCCAACAAATCAGCGACGGTTAGGTTAAGTTCAGATGGTATTATGTTATGAGCACCAACTCCTCCTTGGGTCAGCTGTGGGGCTATTTTTCGAAGGCCTTGCACCCATCCACCTTCCCCATAAGGGAAAAGTAATGGGTACTGCAAAGGATCATAGCAGCCATAGTAGTGCATTATTCGATGAGTCTGGTTATCCTTTGCGATTCTGATTATGTGTGGGGTGCTAGACTCGCTAGACGAAGAACTAT contains the following coding sequences:
- the LOC141651129 gene encoding uncharacterized protein LOC141651129, yielding MYWPTSTPSSMPVMRRTRSRTTFLNTDHSGISNVPETPPPPRPKRQKRTQINRQARLPAAHVLNPLPTDKLKLPQASTREGIYVFQLHGQIYHNIPTLLPNNGKPKYLQLYFYDGQHEALNRTGCFPEVRGDIVNTLIQITQNNPYARFFRALRELPIDDNTQIRIHRNTVLDQRVYNAPTSDEVAVIWTDSSSSSESSTPHIIRIAKDNQTHRIMHYYGCYDPLQYPLLFPYGEGGWVQGLRKIAPQLTQGGVGAHNIIPSELNLTVADLLEDESNRLNQAYGPKDKVISCRRYYCYKLQNRPGNMLLRTGRSFQQYVVDMYVKIENTRLDYFRNNQETIRAELYQGIIDTVGTGENRAANIGKRVILPPTFLEGPRDMKKRYLNSMALVHRFGKPDLFVTMTCNANWPEIKNHLAPGEEAQNRPDLVARVFRAKLLALKKQIVDKQIFGEVAAYVYVVEFQKRGLPHVHFLIILKDGYRLKCPADFDKFVCAEIPSMANPSLRASVLKHMMHGPCGELNPECSCMKNPNTFGRCKFKFPKSYTPDTTVNGSGYPDYRRRNTGETVVIRRQALDNRWVIPYNPYLLALFDCHLNVEVCSTMHAVKYLYKYIYKGHDRVSFSVAEGEEPKPVDEITQFQTG